In Melospiza georgiana isolate bMelGeo1 chromosome 20, bMelGeo1.pri, whole genome shotgun sequence, the sequence gagacagagctgctgaTCCAGGATGAAGCAGGGAGAGGGATCTCAGAGAAAGAGAGGATGAAGGACAGGAAGTTCTCGTGCGGCCATCGGCGCAGCAACTCGGAGCAGGTGGATGAGGATGCAGATGTTGATACTACAATGATGCCAGTGGATGGCAGAGCCTCACCTGAGatgctgccagctccctgccctgccagcccatgtAGGACACCAGGTATACCCCTCTTTCTGTTGGGATATTTCCAGGAAGATGTGTTACCATCCTCCTCAGGCACTGTGGTGTAGTGCAGTGGCAAACACATAGTGTGATTGTTCCTTCTCTGTGTTTCAAAAGATTTTGCATCCAAGGTTTTCCTCAGTCCCTGCCTTTGTGCACAATTGCTTCTGTAAGGAAGTGTACTTAGTGAGCCAGAGAGGTGCTTAGCTAGGCTGTGAGCTGAGTAAAGGCACAGCAGTGAGAGCTGCCTCTGCCAAGCCTGCACTGTATTGATgccttttaagaaaaaaggtTGGGTATGTGTGCATCTCTTTATTTGATACACTGGTCTAAGGAAATACTAACTGTGGAAAAGGCATGGCAGAAGGTATTTGCTAATGTTGGACTGTGGACTttggggagagaaaagggagaggCAGTGTGAGCATTTCTGTGtctcagggaaaagaaaagagcagCATTGTGGAGTCACCTCAAGCTGAACATATCCGATCTTTCAACGCTTCTTTATGTAAGAGTCTTACTCTGCCAGCTGGCACTGAAGGCAGCAATGCTGTCTGTGTGGTTTAGGGCTACAGGAGCAAGCTGCAAAATCTAATTAGTCATAAGTGTGAAAAAATGGCAGGTTGTTTTCtggggatttttagtatgtaaTTATTAGCTGTTAGGTACAGCTCCGTATGCACTCTCTcctgtggctgagggagctgtgtcTGCCAGCCTGTGCAAGCAGCACAGTTAATGGACACTGCACTGTGCCTTTGAGAAAGATTCTGTGCTGGAACACAGAGCTAGACTGACACAGACTGCAGTGGAGTTGCCTTTCATAGCTGGGATTTTCAGCAGTGCCCTTTTCCCAAACAGAACCTGACAATGATGCCTATGTGCGCTGCTCCTCGCGCCCCTGCAGCCCAGTCCATCATGAGATGCACTCCAAGCTGTCCAGCTCTCCTCCCCGCTCCAGTCCTGCCAGGCTTGGACCTTCCTACATACTCAAGAAAGGTAGGGCAAAGAGGGATTGCTGGGATGCAAAGGGGGGAGCATGTAgaggagggaagagaaagaaTCCATCATGATTCTTGATTAACAGATGTAAGTGCTGGTTCCCCTGGACGTCAGGGTGTTCTAAAATAGTGTTTGGCAAAGACTGCAGTAAACCTGCAGATAAAGTCAAGCTCTGGGCACAGTGATGTTCTAGTGTGGAGCCTGAAATGATCCATGTCTGCATCTGTGTACTGTGTTTGTCGTTAATAAAATGGCTCTCAAAtcccaggcacaggctctgtccctTTAGGGGAGTGTGGAAATACATAAACATTTGTTTGCCAGACTTGAATTTCATGGCATGGAGGCCAGAGAGCTGTAAGATGCTGTTACTGACAGAACTTCCTGCCTCTTGGACATCTTGGGCTCACAGGAATGGAATTAGGGCTGCAgatgtccctgcagtgctgggagcctgTCAGGCTGCAGAATAGAGCCTGGCTTGTGTTGTTATCAAACTGGTCCCTTCATCCCAGAGCAAATTGCAAATCAAAATCCATCAGTGCTGCACAGTCTGCAAACACAATGGCTTGTGCTTGTACCACTgtccctccagctgctgcatgaGGACATTCTTTATTCATCCCTTTGGCTGAGGTCAGCACAGCTGCAGATGTTCTGGCTGCATGAAAACCACTCTGTCTGCCTGCACGTGTGTGTGGGGATGGGTTTGTTGTTATACAAAACCTTGCATTTGGCCAGTCCCTGCTGTGGAGAGTCCTCTCCAGTGTGAGACACTTGGGGAACACGTGGTAAAtgtcagaggggaaaaaaaatggacaaagtgcagaggcagagggggagaggaagagaaatgcAAAGCTTGGAGCAAAGTGTCACAAGACCTCAGAAAACCAGGGGCTgtctgtggcagggctgggcttcTAAACATGTAAAAGGCTGGAAAGAGGAGTTCCAGTACAACAATTTCTGCCTCCTGAGAGCCAACTGGTTCACTTGGCTTCCTCTcccatggagcagcagagtCCTTCATGTCTCTTCACACTTTGCCTCGCCAtgtccctgggatgggatctgaaCATGAGGACAATGCTTGTCCTGTGTTCTTTCATGGTTGTGTGACTCTGTGGAGACTGAGAGGGCCATTCCCTGTTCTCCAGCCCAGATGCAGGCCTCTGGCAAAAAGAAGAAGGAGCTCCGGTACCGCAGTGTGATTTCCGACATCTTCGACGGCTCCATCCTCAGCCTGGTGCAGTGCCTCACCTGTGACAGAGTGAGTGTTCTGGGCCTCCCAGTCACCAGCACAGGCTTTGGGCTTGTAGATCTCTCTCTGGGGAATGGTGCTGCTCTTTGAAACCCTGTAGGATGCAGCTAATGTGGCCATAGGTGGTGGCAGGGGAGGGGTGAGAATCTGCCATGCCAAGGAGAtgtgtttctgtgtttgctgATCTGTGTTATTGAGTTGACCCAGCAGTATCACATTCACATCAGGAAACTGAGTCCAGTGCTACAAAGCCCATGACAGAAGTCAGTGCTGACAGCAGGGAAGAATAATTAGCCACACTGAGttgctcctgctgccagatCAGGTTTCTAGCCTAGACTAAATCCAAGCAGTGATAAAAGGTGATGAAGGTCAGGTGCCAGCTCCATTACACACATGGGAAACCCTGACCTGTTCCTCTTGGGTATTTCCAGGTTTCTACAACAGTGGAGACGTTCCAGGACCTGTCACTCCCAATCCCAGGGAAGGAGGACTTGGCCAAGCTGCACTCTGCCATCTACCAAAATGTGCCAGCCAAGACAGGAGCATGTGGGGACAGCTATGCCTCACAGGGCTGGATTGCTTTCATCATGGAGTACATCCGCAGGTGTGTTccctctgcagcacctctgTTCTCTGGGCtttgccctgcagtgctggaagcagctgtCCCTAACCAGTGCTGTTAACACTGGGATGTCACCTGGAGCCTTTCCTTGGAGTGTGTGGCACCTCACAGGGCTTTGAGCCTTTTCATGGGGAGCAGTTGTCACTGCTCCTCTGGATCTGTCACACACCTTGAGAGCTCTTGTGCAGCTGATCACCCCTCACTGCTGCCTCAGAACTGCCCTCCAGAGCAAATTAGTTCCTGGTGTAGttttccaaataatttccaGTTTGAGTAGGAACAtcagctgagagcagctgtgctttctctgctcctctgggatgTGGGATGAGCTTAGGACCTACAGCTAGAAGGAAATTTATCATCCACTTGGGGTTTTGTGTGCCAAAGCATTCAGCTGTTTTGTTTATAACTCTTAACCCCTTTCCTCTGCAGATTTGTGGTGTCCTGTATCCCTAGCTGGTTTTGGGGTCCTGTGGTGACCCTGGAGGATTGCCTTGCTGCCTTTTTTGCAGCAGATGAGTTGAAGGGtgagtttttttctgtggggGTCTGACAGCATGGAGGAGCATTCCTTAAGTATTTCAAAGGCAGATTAAATCTCCTAGAAATCCTGTCTTGTGTGTCATTAGAGACTGGCAATGCCAAAAGTTTGCAGCTCAGCATCTCTGAGCAGGAGGGAACTTTTCTACCTGCTCAGGGGTGGGAAATCTGGGTGAGAGTGTCctcagtgaggagcaggcagagctgtgggttgGTTGAGTGCTGTGGCTCCTCAGTTTCTTCACTTTCTCATCCTTCCTGCTAATTGGCTGCATCCCTTTCTTGCCCACACTTATTGACAGAAGTTGTTTTGATCTTTTCTCATCCCTGGCCTGCCCAAAAGGCTCTTAATCTGCTTTCTCTGCACTGTCTGGAAAGGTAGCTGTGTCAGCCTTgtgtgctctgagcagctgcatAATGGCTCTTCTCTCTCTACAGGGGACAACATGTACAGCTGTGAACGGTGCAAGAAGTAAGTTGGCATTATCTGTTTTGTGCTCCATGTCTggagttttatttctctgtactGCTGTCAGATATTTTGCTGTGTCTTCTGCCTGGACAATTCTGCTGGAATTCAGGATTTGTCTTGGATTCCAAAGGGAGCAAGACCCAGCTATGCCTTTGCTCTAGAGAGTCCTCACAGCTCAGCTcgtttcttttcctccctcaggCTGCGGAATGGAGTAAAGTACTGCAAAGTCCTGCGCCTCCCAGAGGTGGGTAAAGGCACCTTGTTTCCTAATTCTCTTCTAGCAGCCACTGAGGAGGTCAGGAGGCCAGAGGTAGAATAAAATCAGCAGGGTTTTTGGTGGCAAAAATATCAAATCTGTATTTAGATAAGAAGAGGCTTTCTCAGTCTAAGCTCAGTCTAAGTCTCCTGAGCCAGCAGGATTCATGAGAAACAGGCAAAGAACTCCTGCAAGGATCAGACACACAGAGATGTGctgtgctcccagagctgccatggcAAAACTGCCCTTTGGTGTCCTCTGTCCTTGGTCCTTTAGATCCTTTGCATCCACCTGAAGCGGTTCCGGCACGAGGTGATGTATTCCTTCAAGATCAACAGCCACGTCTCCTTccccctggaggggctggaccTGAGACCCTTCCTGGCCAAGGAGTGTGTGTCCCAAATCACCACCTACGACCTCCTGTCTGTCATCTGTCACCACGGCACGGCTGGCAGTGAGTCCCTgtctgggagaggagcagggtgggagtgAAGCAGGAGGGTGGTCAGGAGTAGCCAGCACCTCCTGAGACCCCCTCCATTCTCAGCCTCTGCCCTTTGGAAAGTGAActgagcagctcctgacagATCCCCTGCAGCTCTTTCAGCCTCCCCACAGGCTTGGCTCAAACCCTTTCCCACTGTTCAGTCTCGCTGAGAGGCTCTTCCAAGGAAGGCAAAtcagggtgacagtgccaggctctgctgctccagcaaagCTTGCCTGAACAGGAATtacccttttctttttctctctctctctgctctgtgccagcagctaatcctgtttgtgctgctgccattATCCCAGGCCTGCCTTCTGTCTGCAGAGCAgatcccagcagtgctgtgctctgttgCAGGTGGGCACTACATTGCCTACTGCCAGAACGTGATCAATGGCCAGTGGTACGAGTTCGATGACCAGTACGTCACCGAGGTGCACGAGACCGTGGTGCAGAATGCAGAAGCCTACGTGCTGTTCTACAGGTgagctgtgccctcagccccttcctgggcacagagcacctGTAAATGCATTTCCCACATGGAgttctcctctccctgctccaggaaaaGCAGTGAGGAGGCTGTGAGAGAGCGTCAGAAGGTTGTGTCCCTGGCCAGCATGAAGGAGCACAGTTTGCTCCAGTTCTACATCTCTCGAGAGTGGCTCAATAAATTCAACACCTTTGCTGAGCCTGGGCCCATCACCAACCACACCTTTCTGTGCTCCCATGGAGGTaaggctgctgggcctgggagcagcacctcTGATGCTTCCAAATGCAGGAAAAAGCTCCAGCTGCCATCCTGATTCGGGGAAGCTGCAGAGGGAATCTCTTTGGCAGAAACTCCAGCCTGCTCAGGGAGGGATGAGACAATTACCCTTTGTGCTGCTGGTTGGAGGCCTGGGGGGATGTTTAGTGCTGGGAAACAACAGTTTTCAGTTctctgtgtttaaaaacaaacctgTAGAAAGCAGATAGGGCAGGGTTTATCTGTGTTACCCTGTcagcagggctgcccctcgGGGTTTGTTTGGAGAGGGGAGCTGATAGCACATCTGACTGACTCTGCTGCTGTTTCGTCAGCCATGCTGGGGAGCCCTCAGTGTAAATCTCTCTTCTAAATTGGAAATGAAGCACTTGATTAGAAATTAGGGCCGTGGATTGAGAAACCTCCACAGTTAATGAACTTCTGACTGTCTTCCATTAGCAAAGAATGCAGATTCTGGAATCAGAGTTCTCAGAATGGAAAATCTGCCTTCTTATCTGTGTCTGTTGTACACAGCAGTAATGAGATCCCTGATTAATTCTTCCTCTTGCCTTTCCTCCACAGGGATCCCTCCTAATAAATACCATTACATTGATGACCTGGTTGTGATTCTGCCCCAGAATGTGTGGGAATATCTCTACAACAGGTGAATATGGCCATTCCATTCTCTCTCCCAGTATTTGTAGAGTGTCCTGATCTAAGCCAGGATGAGCTGTATCAGTGCCTGTCCCAAAAAGATAACAAGAGATAagccagaagaggaaaatatgGCTGAGTaagggcagctctgtgccctcagctgcagaTGCACCTTCCTCACCAAAAATGGTATAAAAATCCCTGTCAGTaggatgcagggctgggaagagcTTCCACTCTGCTGCAGTTCTCCATTGCCCTGCCTCTCCTGTGCCCAGGTTTGGGGGTGGCCCTGCTGTGAACCATCTGTACGTGTGCTCCATTTGCCAAGTGGAGATCGAAGCCCTGGCCAAGCGCAGGAGGATCGAAATCGACACCTTCATCAAGGTTGGCTTGGGAAGCACCTGGAGCaaggcagagggcagggctggggagtgCAGGCCTGGAAAATGCCTGTTCTGCAGAATGtgatctgcagcacagccaggagcctgGCCTGGGCTTCCCCAGTGCAGAGGGGCAAtgctgtgcagacagagagTGTGAGACCATCCTTGTCTCGTGCCTGCTCTGTGAGCAGAACAGGGGGTGAGGAGGGAATTCCATGGGGTTCTTCTGGAGAACTGGCCTTACAGATAATGGAAGGCCCCCCCAAGATCTCAGGAGTGGCTAAatcctttctgtttctctgttgctgctgtcccagctgaacAAGGCTTTCCAGGCAGAGGAGTCTCCAAGTGTCATCTACTGTATCAGCATGCAGTGGTTCCGGGAGTGGGAGGCCTTTGTCAAGGGCAAGGACAATGGTAAGGATCAGACACTGGGGGTCTGTCAGGGGCACAGGGGGAATGGAAATGACTCCATTTGCTGGGTCTTGGCTGAGCACTGCCCCTGGCTGGGCAAGGTTCAGGCACCAGCCACTGTGGCTGCCTGCAGGTCTCCAGGGCAGGACAAAAATGACCTAGAGAAGTTAGGAAAGCATCTGAATCTGGAGGCAGCAAGGAAATCAGCTGTTTTTTGACATGTTTGTTCTCCTACAGAGCCCCCTGGACCAATTGACAACACCAAGATTGCCCTCACAAAACCAGGTGGCCACGTGCAAGTCAAGCAGGGTAAGGCTGGTGCTTGCTGCCTGAGGTGCTGCTAAAAGGTAAAGGAGACTGTTCCACTGGGTCTGGCTGTGCTTAATGAAATCACAGAGCAAGATGGTGTTGCAGAGGATGACAACTCTGCCCTGCCCCTTCTCTGAGTgagccaggcagctcctgcatgCCCAGATTGCTGCTGACTGGTTCTGCAgacccccagctcctgccttgctgctccccaggcccctTCCACCACTCCCCTTTGTGCTGGAGCTTTGATCTTGTGTTGCTTTTGATGTGGTCTTCTCTCAGCATCTGCTGTGGTCCAGCTCCCAAAGTTAAAACAGGCTCAGGttgtgcctggcaaggtttaGATTGAATATTAGGAACAATTTCTATATGGGAAAGGCAGGGTTTGGAAGAGGAGGGATGTAAAGGATGTGGAGATGTGGTGCTTGTGGCCATGGATTGATGGAGAACACCCTGGTGCTTCCAGCAGGAgggggcactgcaggggctgtgtgcagggacCCCCGGtgtctcctcctgctcctgggccGGGCCTTCGGGGGGAGCTGTTTTTGGGGAAATGCTGGCGTGGTGGGGCCCTGAcctttccctgctgtgcccccgGTGAGTGCTGCTTCCCTTGCAGGTGCTGACTACGGGCAGATCTCCGAGGAGACCTGGGTTTATTTAAGCACCCTGTACGGGGGCGGGCCCGAGATCGCCATCAGACAGAACGTGGCGCaggtgcaggagctggagaacCTCCACGGGGAGCAGAAGATTGAGGCGGAGACTCGAGCAGTGTGATGTGTGCACAGGGGGCAGGGCCGGCACTGGCACCGCTGCGGGGGACGGAGGCTGGGAGTCCTGCGGGGTCCAAatcctccctgggctgggactcGAGGTGTGtacagctcccccagcactcCCGGGGCAGGCaggcttcctcctcctcctcctcctcctcctcctcctcctcctcctctcgtGGCTCTGAGCGCGGGGtggtgctgggagaggctggcacagagctgcacctcccctctggctgcagccacgGTCACAGGCTTGTCCTGAGCTGagccctctcccttccctctgcttaCACCAAACCAGCACTCCCAGCTTGGCCCCAgtgcactgagctctgctcctttGCAGGTTTTGCTTTTGGCACTTCTCTTTTTAATTCAAACATGTAAAGATAATGAGACATTATTTATGTTTCCAGCAGGCAGTGGTGCAAGCAGAGAAACCTGGTTTGAGTCTGAGTAAAGCCACAGAGTCTCTTGTGGTTTTGTGCTGGTGGTGCTGTCACAACTTCCTAGTTTTGCTCTTTATTGAATTCTTGCAAATTCAGTTGCAGTCAACTAAGAAATTTGGAAAGAagctcttcccttctcctttcacTCACAAACCCACACCTTCACGGTCctgcagatttttattttctccttgtgTCTGCTCTCCTATGTTCAGCACATTTTTGGACAACAAGGCTGGAAGGCTCCTCCTTCCCAAAGCCTCCTCAGgctgaccctgccctgagcctgtgTCTGACTCCCTGAGGGGGTGAAGCTGAGGAGGGGCCCCTTTGTTCACTCCAGAgggggcacctggggctggggaggggcccAGAATGGTGAAGCAGCTTTTTAGGAACGAGCTCTTTGTGCAAACAAGCCCCACCTGTGTGCTGAGCTCATTCCAGATGTCCTTTGTGTGTGCAGTGGCTCACTGAATCCATTTGCTCCCAAATCTGCTGCCACCAATGCAGCAAAGACAGAAATGAGGGCAGAAAAGGCCAAACTTCACTTTTCTCAGCAGGGCCATTCTTAACATCCTTTTTGTTAATTTAGCAGCAAGGCAGGAGTTGAATCTTTGCAAGGCTTTGAGAGCAGTTTAATGGAGGAGAGCTGGGCCTGAGGAGCCAAACTGTTCATGGTGTGGGTGAtgccacagcaccaagcctggccTGAGTGGAGCTGGGACCTCCTGAGCTCCTCAGGAAAcgtgggagggagggaaaggctgACTTAGAGATAGAAGGAGGTAGGACAGGAgaatttgagaagaaaaatgtggCCTTCAtggttctttttccttttttttttcattttgttttagaTAAAGCATTTGTTGCATAAAGCAACTTCTCTAAAAACTGTCTATAATTGATTCAGCATGTTAATTTGACAGTTCTGTTCATGGGATGCTTGTTTAGACCCAGGCAGGCCCCAGGGGAGGTCAGAGAATGAGCCACTGTTGAGATTCTCATTGTTCCAAGCTGTCTTTATTCCCcagtgcagcagccctgctgtgctgcagagcctgcagggctgcatgtcTGTGTTGTCTGTGTTCAGAGGGTGCTGTACAGCCTGTAATGACACTCCTGTGCTTCAGTGTTAGACCTTGTGCTCAAAGTGGTACAATAAATTCATGTGCATCCAACAAGGCCTGCCTTGCCTGGTGAGAGGGGCTgacagctcagggagctgggt encodes:
- the USP20 gene encoding ubiquitin carboxyl-terminal hydrolase 20, with the translated sequence MGDTRDICPHLDSIGEVTTDDLLLKSKGTCQSCGAVGPNLWACLQIGCPYVGCGESFADHSTLHAQAKKHNLTVNLTTFRVWCYACEREVFLEQRLAQPPSPPSKFPEQDSPLPAHPLKAVPIAVADEGESESEDDDLKPRGLTGMKNLGNSCYMNAALQALSNCPPLTQFFLECGGLVRTDKKPALCKSYQKLVSEVWHKKRPSYVVPSSLSHGIKLVNPMFRGYAQQDTQEFLRCLMDQLHEELKEPIVAESRDLDSSEQEEKREGDRSPSEDEFLSCDSSSDRGEGEGQSRTSGSMGSSSLAETELLIQDEAGRGISEKERMKDRKFSCGHRRSNSEQVDEDADVDTTMMPVDGRASPEMLPAPCPASPCRTPEPDNDAYVRCSSRPCSPVHHEMHSKLSSSPPRSSPARLGPSYILKKAQMQASGKKKKELRYRSVISDIFDGSILSLVQCLTCDRVSTTVETFQDLSLPIPGKEDLAKLHSAIYQNVPAKTGACGDSYASQGWIAFIMEYIRRFVVSCIPSWFWGPVVTLEDCLAAFFAADELKGDNMYSCERCKKLRNGVKYCKVLRLPEILCIHLKRFRHEVMYSFKINSHVSFPLEGLDLRPFLAKECVSQITTYDLLSVICHHGTAGSGHYIAYCQNVINGQWYEFDDQYVTEVHETVVQNAEAYVLFYRKSSEEAVRERQKVVSLASMKEHSLLQFYISREWLNKFNTFAEPGPITNHTFLCSHGGIPPNKYHYIDDLVVILPQNVWEYLYNRFGGGPAVNHLYVCSICQVEIEALAKRRRIEIDTFIKLNKAFQAEESPSVIYCISMQWFREWEAFVKGKDNEPPGPIDNTKIALTKPGGHVQVKQGADYGQISEETWVYLSTLYGGGPEIAIRQNVAQVQELENLHGEQKIEAETRAV